The Treponema medium genome has a window encoding:
- a CDS encoding CTP synthase produces the protein MKARFIFITGGVVSSLGKGITAASIGLLLKSRGFSVINQKFDPYLNIDPGTMNPYQHGEVFVTEDGGETDLDLGHYERFTDVSLHKFNSHTAGKVYLSILDHERAGDYRGATVQVIPHVTDEIKHRIMQTAEQTGSDIVITEIGGTVGDIESLPFIEAIRQIRNTVGREHCLFIHLGLLPYLKECGELKTKPMQHSVKELLGFGIQPDIIMCRSEKRLSKSIREKLSLFCNVSQDAIIENLTAKSIYEVPLMLEEGNLGKKICELFNIPNPEPDLQSWKEMVESYYHPEKEVTVALVGKYTELPDAYLSVSEALTAAGVYHRARVKQLWIDAAKITDASKAEELLKDAHAIIVPGGFGERGIEGMVLTAEYARTKGVPYFGICLGMQIAVIEFARHVLGLERAHSSEFIKNCEPVIDLMPDQKDVQLGGTLRLGSFRCMVAENSKAEQAYKMHEIRERHRHRYEFNNLYRSRFENSDMLLSGINPERNLVEIVELKNHPWFLAVQFHPEFASRPNKPHPLFRDFIGAALART, from the coding sequence ATGAAAGCTCGTTTTATTTTTATTACCGGCGGAGTTGTTTCTTCCCTTGGGAAAGGCATTACCGCTGCATCTATCGGACTTTTGCTGAAGAGCAGAGGTTTTTCGGTTATCAATCAAAAGTTTGATCCTTATCTGAATATCGATCCGGGAACGATGAACCCCTATCAGCATGGAGAAGTTTTTGTAACGGAGGACGGCGGAGAAACCGACCTCGATCTCGGTCATTACGAACGGTTCACCGATGTTTCTTTACATAAATTCAACAGCCACACTGCCGGAAAAGTGTATCTTTCCATATTAGACCATGAACGGGCAGGGGACTATCGCGGAGCGACCGTGCAGGTTATCCCGCATGTTACCGACGAAATTAAGCACCGCATTATGCAAACGGCGGAGCAAACCGGCAGCGATATCGTTATTACGGAAATAGGCGGTACTGTCGGCGATATCGAATCGCTCCCTTTTATAGAAGCAATTCGGCAAATCCGGAACACGGTCGGCAGGGAACATTGCCTTTTTATCCACCTCGGCCTTTTACCGTACCTAAAAGAATGCGGCGAGCTTAAAACCAAGCCCATGCAGCATAGCGTTAAAGAGCTGCTCGGCTTCGGGATTCAGCCCGATATCATTATGTGCCGCAGCGAAAAACGGCTCAGTAAGTCCATTCGTGAAAAGCTCAGCCTTTTTTGCAATGTCAGCCAAGACGCCATTATCGAAAATCTTACCGCAAAGTCCATCTACGAAGTTCCGCTGATGCTGGAAGAAGGAAACCTCGGTAAAAAAATCTGCGAGCTTTTCAATATTCCCAATCCTGAACCCGATTTACAGTCGTGGAAGGAAATGGTTGAATCCTATTATCATCCCGAAAAAGAAGTAACGGTTGCGCTTGTCGGTAAATATACCGAGCTGCCCGATGCGTATTTAAGCGTAAGCGAAGCGTTGACCGCGGCAGGGGTCTATCACCGCGCACGTGTAAAGCAGCTGTGGATTGACGCAGCGAAGATTACAGATGCGTCAAAGGCTGAAGAACTGTTAAAAGATGCGCATGCGATTATCGTTCCGGGCGGCTTCGGTGAACGCGGTATTGAAGGGATGGTGCTTACTGCGGAATATGCGCGTACCAAGGGCGTTCCCTATTTCGGTATTTGCCTTGGAATGCAGATTGCCGTTATCGAATTTGCCCGCCATGTACTCGGATTGGAACGTGCGCATTCCTCCGAGTTTATCAAGAATTGTGAACCGGTCATCGACTTGATGCCCGACCAAAAAGATGTACAGCTTGGCGGTACGCTCAGGCTCGGTTCTTTCCGCTGTATGGTTGCGGAAAACAGCAAGGCGGAGCAGGCTTATAAAATGCACGAAATTCGCGAGCGCCATCGGCACCGCTATGAATTTAACAATTTGTACCGCAGCCGGTTTGAAAACTCCGACATGCTGCTTTCGGGAATCAACCCTGAGCGCAATTTGGTGGAAATCGTTGAGCTGAAAAATCATCCGTGGTTTTTAGCGGTGCAGTTCCATCCCGAATTTGCCTCCCGCCCGAATAAACCGCATCCGCTATTCCGTGACTTTATCGGAGCGGCGCTGGCACGAACCTAA
- a CDS encoding sodium-dependent transporter — MKQKRELFKTNIGMLLACVGSAMGLANIWMFPARLAEFGGITFLIPYLIFLFGFSAFGLMGEYAFGRKMRKGPVLAFESVIAQKTTNPVLRAVGWFPVVALIGILSFYTVIIGWILRYLVLAITNTFPSMPPAFFESFAGTPANIPWTLAALVATALIVSLGIQKGIERFTTVMMATFYIVVTVMVIRALTLPGALRGVAIMLRPKWEVFGHFRIWIYALGMAFFTLSLGGAAMLIYGSYMPEGSDVPRTARQTAGLDFLASIMCALFTVPVAYSLRINPQAGAALLFIAVPNIIAHMPAGYIFGILFFLCAMFAALTSSIVMLEVPVESLMSKFRISRKKAAIIITVLAACIAVPLNFDMRVFGTFTDTIAIIIFPLAAVTAAFVIFWVYGAQRTLEDINLHAKHKVGSWYAPYMQYVFVPVCLILVIAGIFLGGL, encoded by the coding sequence ATGAAACAAAAACGAGAACTTTTTAAAACAAACATCGGAATGCTCCTTGCCTGCGTAGGCTCGGCAATGGGCTTGGCGAATATTTGGATGTTTCCCGCCCGCTTAGCGGAGTTCGGCGGCATCACGTTTCTTATTCCATACCTCATTTTTTTATTCGGCTTTTCCGCCTTTGGGCTGATGGGTGAATATGCATTCGGACGAAAGATGCGCAAAGGACCGGTACTTGCCTTTGAATCGGTTATCGCGCAAAAGACAACGAATCCCGTACTCCGTGCTGTCGGCTGGTTTCCGGTTGTAGCCCTTATCGGCATTTTATCATTCTACACCGTTATCATCGGATGGATACTGCGCTATCTTGTATTGGCGATTACCAATACATTCCCGTCAATGCCTCCCGCTTTTTTCGAATCTTTTGCAGGCACTCCCGCCAATATTCCGTGGACGCTCGCCGCCCTTGTTGCAACGGCACTGATCGTCAGTCTCGGCATTCAAAAAGGCATCGAGCGTTTTACCACCGTGATGATGGCAACCTTTTATATCGTCGTTACCGTGATGGTTATCCGTGCACTCACCCTGCCGGGCGCGTTACGCGGAGTTGCCATAATGCTGAGGCCTAAGTGGGAAGTATTCGGTCATTTCCGAATCTGGATATATGCGCTGGGAATGGCATTCTTTACCCTCAGTCTCGGTGGAGCTGCAATGCTGATATACGGAAGCTACATGCCGGAGGGTTCCGATGTTCCCCGTACCGCTCGCCAAACGGCAGGCTTGGATTTTCTTGCTTCGATAATGTGCGCCCTGTTTACCGTTCCGGTCGCATATTCGCTTAGAATTAATCCGCAGGCGGGAGCCGCGCTCCTCTTTATTGCCGTGCCTAACATTATCGCACACATGCCGGCGGGCTATATCTTCGGCATCCTCTTTTTTCTCTGCGCAATGTTCGCAGCCCTCACCTCTTCGATTGTTATGTTGGAAGTGCCGGTTGAGTCGCTAATGTCAAAATTCAGAATCAGCAGAAAAAAAGCTGCGATTATTATCACCGTGTTAGCAGCATGTATCGCCGTACCGCTCAACTTTGATATGAGGGTATTCGGCACCTTTACCGACACTATCGCCATCATCATTTTTCCGCTCGCAGCGGTTACGGCGGCGTTTGTCATCTTTTGGGTGTATGGAGCACAGCGGACACTCGAAGATATCAACCTTCATGCCAAGCATAAGGTCGGTAGTTGGTACGCCCCCTATATGCAGTATGTCTTTGTACCCGTATGCCTGATTTTGGTAATTGCCGGCATCTTCCTCGGCGGTCTATAG
- the mnmA gene encoding tRNA 2-thiouridine(34) synthase MnmA yields the protein MKIAVGLSGGVDSSVAAKLLIEEGHDVCGVTLRLLNEQTSIAKKQTERIIEEAAQAARLLGIPHRVYDFRAEFQKQIIDYFIKSYRSGETPNPCYICNRQIKFGLLLEQALREGCDAIATGHYAKVFQEPSGRYMLERGTDVQKDQSYFLALLSQEQLSRTFFPLAELTKPEVRLIAEKAGLVNAHKSDSQDICFVPDGDYTAVIEALAPDAFPEGDFIDINGAKVGTHRGLHRYTIGQRRGLALPFGYPIYVVEKSAEHNTVTVGAGDALLAAACSVREVNWIAEMPQEPFYAEVKTRYRQQLKKARIEPTGASRVRIVFTEPERAVARGQAAVFYCGSRVVGGGIIDSVEAVGDVV from the coding sequence ATGAAGATTGCAGTAGGTTTAAGCGGAGGGGTAGATTCCAGCGTTGCCGCAAAGCTTCTGATAGAAGAGGGGCATGACGTATGTGGTGTTACGCTCCGGTTGCTGAATGAACAAACCTCCATCGCAAAGAAACAAACCGAGCGGATTATTGAAGAAGCGGCGCAGGCAGCACGGCTTCTCGGTATTCCGCACCGTGTCTACGATTTCCGTGCCGAATTTCAAAAGCAGATTATCGATTATTTTATAAAAAGCTACCGCAGCGGAGAAACGCCGAACCCGTGTTATATTTGCAATAGGCAGATTAAATTCGGGCTGCTTTTGGAACAGGCTTTACGGGAAGGTTGTGATGCTATTGCGACCGGCCATTATGCTAAGGTGTTTCAGGAGCCGTCCGGACGGTATATGCTGGAACGAGGGACTGATGTGCAGAAAGATCAAAGCTACTTTTTAGCCTTACTGAGCCAAGAGCAGCTCAGCAGAACTTTTTTCCCGCTTGCAGAATTGACGAAGCCGGAGGTTCGCCTCATTGCGGAAAAAGCCGGATTGGTCAATGCGCATAAGAGCGACAGTCAAGATATTTGCTTTGTACCGGACGGCGACTATACGGCAGTAATCGAAGCATTGGCGCCCGATGCTTTTCCCGAAGGAGATTTTATCGACATCAACGGCGCCAAGGTCGGCACGCACCGCGGCTTGCACCGTTATACCATCGGGCAGCGGCGGGGGCTTGCTTTGCCGTTCGGCTATCCGATTTACGTGGTTGAAAAATCGGCAGAGCATAATACGGTTACCGTCGGTGCGGGGGATGCCCTTCTTGCCGCCGCCTGTTCGGTGCGGGAAGTAAATTGGATTGCCGAAATGCCGCAGGAGCCTTTTTACGCGGAGGTTAAAACACGGTACCGGCAGCAGCTGAAAAAAGCCCGCATCGAACCGACTGGTGCCAGCCGAGTCCGCATCGTTTTTACCGAACCCGAACGGGCGGTTGCGCGCGGGCAAGCCGCTGTATTTTATTGCGGGAGTAGGGTAGTCGGCGGCGGTATTATTGACAGTGTTGAAGCCGTCGGAGATGTGGTATAA
- a CDS encoding SPFH domain-containing protein, which yields MWIAFALIVFVLVLLVLNIRIVPQSQSFIIERLGGYFQSWEVGLHVKMPFVDRIANKVSLKERVLDFKPQPVITKDNVTMMIDTVIYFQITDPKLYTYGVENPMNAIENLSATTLRNIIGELELDGTLTSRDVINTRMRSILDEATDPWGIKVNRVEVKNIIPPESIQEAMEKQMRAERERREAILIAEGQKQSSILVAEGKKASMILQAEAEKESAICRAQGEAEAILAIQKATAEGLNLIKNVGADAALIKLRSLEAFEKVADGQSTKIIIPADIQNMAGLVSGIAEVLK from the coding sequence ATGTGGATTGCTTTTGCATTAATTGTGTTCGTACTTGTTCTGCTTGTTTTGAATATCAGAATTGTACCGCAGTCTCAGTCGTTCATTATCGAACGGCTCGGCGGCTATTTCCAGTCATGGGAAGTCGGTCTGCACGTTAAGATGCCGTTTGTCGATCGAATCGCCAATAAGGTATCGCTCAAGGAACGGGTGCTCGATTTTAAGCCGCAGCCGGTTATTACGAAAGACAACGTTACCATGATGATCGACACGGTTATCTATTTCCAGATTACCGACCCGAAGCTCTATACCTACGGCGTTGAAAACCCGATGAATGCGATTGAAAATCTGTCGGCGACAACCCTGCGGAATATTATCGGTGAATTGGAACTTGACGGTACGCTGACAAGCCGTGATGTTATCAATACTCGTATGCGCAGCATTCTGGATGAGGCGACCGATCCATGGGGTATTAAGGTAAACCGCGTAGAAGTAAAGAATATCATTCCTCCTGAATCCATTCAGGAAGCGATGGAAAAGCAGATGCGTGCAGAACGCGAACGGCGCGAGGCCATCCTTATCGCAGAAGGACAAAAGCAGTCCTCCATTCTGGTGGCGGAAGGAAAAAAGGCATCGATGATTTTACAGGCCGAAGCGGAAAAAGAATCCGCTATTTGCAGGGCGCAGGGTGAGGCTGAGGCGATTTTAGCTATCCAGAAAGCAACTGCCGAAGGTTTGAATCTTATTAAGAATGTCGGTGCGGATGCCGCGCTGATTAAATTGCGCAGTCTCGAAGCCTTCGAGAAAGTAGCTGACGGACAATCGACAAAAATTATTATCCCTGCGGATATTCAAAATATGGCAGGGCTTGTGTCGGGAATCGCCGAAGTGCTCAAATAA
- a CDS encoding LIC_12708 family protein — translation MVSCGKEKTGNLERKQLFSIKYGNFEDQLDLFQLASPYVRPDTQLVMDDGIFYLSNSGAGKILRLTSFGDLLALYYNPEKNPRPTFIDADQADKIMTRSAVPYPLNHPTYLAVTPNKHLFAVDTVNEERIEYDQTENLALHDTVIHFNETGEFVDTVGQEGVGGTPFPPIEGLYADSSNGIIVVCRAETGIRVYWYDNTGSLLYKIPIAFNGLPSPYTNEVKMFSSLDKAVPDFTAKKLYIKVDYYREDIDTDINVSAGISYDKSCLYTFNIESRQYERTVDIAPYEDTEDTNTGVRHVKKVYGLLGVTANNWCLLTTPRSDGYILELIDLHSNKIYTRTLAVSPDELVYNAFHLSSDGILSALLAGDKQADIVWWKTNTITGASKNE, via the coding sequence GTGGTTTCGTGTGGGAAAGAAAAAACGGGGAACTTGGAGCGCAAACAGCTTTTTTCAATAAAATACGGAAATTTTGAAGACCAGCTCGATTTGTTTCAGCTGGCAAGTCCGTATGTCCGTCCCGACACTCAGCTTGTCATGGATGACGGTATCTTTTATCTGAGCAATTCAGGTGCGGGAAAAATCCTCAGGTTGACATCGTTCGGCGATTTGTTGGCGCTGTACTATAATCCTGAAAAGAATCCCCGCCCAACATTTATCGATGCCGATCAAGCTGATAAAATTATGACCCGCAGCGCCGTGCCGTATCCGCTTAATCATCCGACATATCTTGCCGTAACGCCGAATAAACACCTGTTCGCCGTTGATACGGTCAACGAAGAACGTATTGAGTACGATCAAACGGAAAATCTTGCATTGCACGATACGGTCATTCATTTTAATGAGACCGGTGAATTTGTGGATACCGTCGGGCAAGAAGGTGTCGGCGGTACGCCATTTCCGCCTATCGAAGGGCTGTATGCGGATTCAAGCAACGGTATTATTGTGGTGTGCAGGGCGGAAACCGGTATTAGGGTATACTGGTATGACAATACCGGCAGTTTGCTGTATAAAATTCCCATTGCGTTTAACGGATTGCCATCGCCTTATACTAACGAAGTAAAGATGTTTTCCAGCCTTGATAAGGCTGTTCCCGATTTTACGGCTAAGAAGCTGTATATTAAAGTCGATTATTACCGTGAAGATATCGATACGGATATCAATGTGAGCGCCGGAATCAGTTATGATAAAAGCTGTCTGTATACGTTTAATATTGAAAGCAGGCAGTATGAACGGACGGTGGATATTGCTCCTTATGAGGATACCGAAGATACGAATACCGGCGTCCGCCATGTTAAGAAGGTGTATGGGCTGCTGGGTGTAACGGCAAATAATTGGTGCTTGTTGACAACGCCGCGCTCCGACGGATATATCCTCGAACTAATCGATTTACATTCAAATAAAATATATACACGGACATTGGCCGTTTCTCCTGATGAACTGGTGTATAATGCTTTTCATCTTTCTTCTGATGGTATCTTGTCGGCGCTTCTTGCAGGGGACAAACAGGCGGACATCGTTTGGTGGAAGACAAACACAATTACCGGAGCGTCAAAAAATGAATAA
- a CDS encoding tetratricopeptide repeat protein, with product MGMFKLYIDYFKSKLKNLRKPKEEIPIDYEEIVEEQWQADFSKPENCRFAAETGDGYTAAFTPPEPAENNTGGITLEAQRKHLYAWTVNPVFRYKDVIIEADIRLPEPAKKPDGQDTPTDKAGGFAAGILFRYISQSTFYALMISDAGWVRLDAVVNSTPMPLLGWVKIPGSVHSDIDHHSSDHPDSDYSNHKGEADTKRAYSIKLIANNTTITILINGHWVACCEDDTIQAAGKIAFAIQNWETYPQVIAQLSRFSLNSIPMTVETAYTEANEFSAVPPDARISLAKTLYAMGRYVPALLQLRAAARLKEPEEADRILAGRIYFAQRMLDEAEQEFQSVLEANPSNEEAFAELGGIYYRAERYEDLQRLLQKVPKPMMSQSSFLSNLEGHLFHALGNYEEAAEAYRRAFTIDPEQGLFAFHQANELYDCGKKPEAVDAYMQAARAFLQQEAYDDLAEVITILERIAPNDPRTLSIAGKYAYAVGRYDDALLKLKTACKKGSEDSADWYLYGLLLKTEEPKEAVKAFKKACTLEPEYGLYQFRLAEALYLSNGKYQPVLEQALAADPHNGWVHNLRALAALRENDIEQAEAAVEEARRLLPDEVSLLVNYLEVQRRKGQLTKCLPLFDIENGTADLAVERNRAAAFHALANAFADDDAREEAQQWYYKALKLDPKNPELLTDKAENDYALFLLNEADDGLVKALDIQPSVRIYQLIASISVQKGDYARAEVTLRAGLESFTESPDLHYDLACVYRNTKRFEQAQAQIVQLKRYETSERVDALEQALLQDTGTTAQAATNKEETSTAEPAASAKKKKAASATDTKSTASTKSAVSKKRTAATEPTAEPKAEQKPKKTALAKKTSRASKSAADAEESVISAKTKKRASAKSAAGKEGADATEPATGTKAKKAASAKSAADAKPTARTKSAVSKKRTAATESTAEEKADTKTEKAAIKKPRTKKTTG from the coding sequence ATGGGGATGTTCAAACTTTACATCGATTATTTTAAAAGTAAACTCAAAAATCTGCGGAAGCCTAAAGAAGAAATTCCGATTGATTATGAAGAGATTGTCGAAGAACAATGGCAGGCCGATTTTTCCAAGCCTGAAAACTGCCGGTTCGCTGCGGAAACGGGTGACGGATATACGGCTGCCTTTACGCCGCCTGAGCCTGCCGAAAACAATACGGGCGGCATCACGCTCGAAGCGCAGCGGAAGCATCTCTATGCGTGGACGGTCAATCCGGTATTTCGCTATAAGGATGTGATTATCGAAGCGGATATCCGTTTGCCGGAACCTGCAAAAAAGCCGGACGGACAGGATACACCAACCGATAAGGCGGGAGGATTCGCTGCCGGAATCCTGTTCCGTTATATCAGCCAAAGTACCTTTTACGCACTGATGATCTCCGATGCGGGATGGGTACGGCTCGATGCGGTCGTCAACAGCACCCCGATGCCCCTCCTAGGCTGGGTAAAAATCCCCGGTTCCGTTCATTCCGATATCGATCATCATAGTTCAGATCACCCTGATTCAGACTATTCAAATCATAAAGGAGAAGCGGATACAAAACGTGCGTACTCAATCAAACTGATCGCGAATAATACGACCATCACCATTTTGATAAACGGCCATTGGGTTGCTTGCTGCGAGGATGACACCATTCAGGCAGCGGGAAAAATTGCCTTTGCAATTCAAAACTGGGAAACCTACCCGCAGGTTATCGCGCAGCTTTCCCGCTTTTCGTTAAACTCCATCCCGATGACGGTAGAAACGGCATACACGGAAGCAAACGAATTTTCCGCGGTGCCGCCGGATGCCCGCATCAGCCTTGCAAAAACGCTCTATGCGATGGGGCGGTATGTTCCCGCCTTGCTCCAGCTTCGGGCTGCAGCGCGGTTAAAGGAGCCGGAAGAAGCGGATCGGATACTGGCAGGCCGCATTTATTTTGCGCAACGGATGCTTGACGAAGCCGAGCAGGAATTTCAATCGGTCTTGGAAGCGAATCCCTCTAACGAGGAAGCCTTTGCGGAACTCGGCGGCATTTACTATCGGGCTGAACGGTACGAGGATTTACAGCGCTTACTGCAAAAAGTTCCGAAGCCGATGATGTCGCAATCCTCATTCCTCTCAAACCTTGAAGGACATTTATTCCATGCGTTAGGGAACTATGAAGAAGCGGCTGAAGCATACCGGCGGGCGTTTACAATCGATCCCGAGCAGGGGCTTTTTGCCTTCCATCAGGCGAATGAACTCTACGATTGCGGGAAAAAGCCGGAAGCGGTAGATGCATATATGCAGGCTGCGCGCGCTTTTTTACAGCAGGAAGCCTACGATGACCTTGCGGAAGTTATTACGATATTGGAACGTATAGCGCCGAATGATCCTCGAACGCTTTCGATTGCCGGAAAATATGCTTACGCAGTGGGCAGATACGATGATGCCTTGCTCAAATTAAAAACGGCGTGCAAAAAGGGTTCGGAAGATTCCGCTGACTGGTACCTGTACGGACTTTTGCTCAAAACCGAAGAACCGAAAGAGGCCGTCAAAGCATTCAAAAAAGCATGTACCCTTGAACCTGAGTACGGATTATATCAGTTCCGATTAGCCGAAGCGCTCTATTTAAGTAATGGAAAATATCAGCCGGTATTGGAACAAGCGCTCGCCGCCGATCCGCACAACGGTTGGGTGCATAATTTACGCGCATTAGCCGCATTGCGCGAAAACGATATTGAACAGGCGGAAGCGGCAGTCGAGGAAGCGCGCAGGCTACTGCCCGATGAAGTATCCCTGCTGGTAAACTATCTTGAAGTACAACGCAGAAAGGGACAGCTTACAAAGTGTCTGCCGCTCTTCGATATTGAAAACGGAACCGCCGACCTCGCGGTAGAACGGAATCGGGCAGCTGCGTTCCACGCCTTAGCGAATGCATTTGCCGACGACGATGCTCGCGAAGAAGCGCAGCAGTGGTATTATAAGGCATTAAAACTCGATCCGAAAAATCCTGAGCTTCTCACTGATAAAGCTGAAAACGATTATGCGCTCTTCCTCCTCAACGAGGCCGATGACGGTTTGGTTAAGGCGCTCGATATCCAGCCGTCCGTACGGATATATCAACTGATTGCATCCATATCCGTTCAAAAAGGCGACTATGCCCGTGCGGAGGTAACGTTACGGGCAGGGCTTGAATCCTTTACCGAAAGTCCCGACCTACACTACGACCTTGCCTGTGTGTACCGCAACACAAAACGGTTCGAGCAGGCTCAAGCACAGATTGTACAGCTTAAACGGTATGAAACGTCGGAACGTGTCGATGCGCTTGAACAAGCCCTTTTGCAGGATACCGGCACAACCGCTCAAGCCGCAACAAACAAGGAAGAAACATCCACAGCGGAACCCGCTGCAAGCGCCAAGAAAAAAAAGGCGGCATCTGCTACGGATACAAAGTCAACCGCAAGTACCAAGTCCGCTGTAAGCAAAAAAAGAACTGCAGCGACTGAGCCTACCGCAGAGCCAAAAGCCGAACAAAAGCCCAAGAAGACAGCTCTGGCAAAAAAAACAAGCAGAGCTTCCAAATCTGCCGCGGATGCAGAGGAATCCGTTATCAGCGCCAAGACAAAAAAAAGGGCAAGCGCCAAGTCTGCTGCAGGCAAAGAAGGAGCGGACGCAACAGAACCCGCTACCGGTACCAAGGCAAAAAAAGCTGCATCTGCTAAGTCTGCTGCGGATGCAAAGCCAACCGCAAGAACCAAGTCCGCTGTAAGCAAAAAAAGAACGGCAGCGACTGAGTCTACCGCAGAAGAAAAGGCTGATACAAAAACCGAAAAAGCGGCGATAAAAAAGCCCCGAACAAAAAAAACAACTGGATAA
- the aroA gene encoding 3-phosphoshikimate 1-carboxyvinyltransferase, protein MNLSVSTPSFCGTMTAPSSKSHTLRALICASLADDTSFITAPLISGDMESAVQVLRKLGVTITEVSNNPLVLKVTPPADGLLSSVEHGATERILDLGNSGSLLYFLGMILAAADAPVCLTGDASLRSRPVEPLLSVYRQAGIPYSAASSKNGTGSMEVPPLRFCGPLPAGAYQLDGPFSQPVTGLLLAAPLLNGMSRITFDKAGERPYLRMTCAWLRIAAIEVLNRGDCYFEIKGGQRYRAFTQTIPGDWSSALFPLTAAVICNAALTLTNLDPADTQGDSQALSILKAMGADIRCDAERRTVSVFPISGTLKGGRFDCSDIPDAVPILAAAAVFCTGETLLLKAGVCRFKECDRLAASAEELAKFGADITQGEDFLRIGGSGRNSSVVNDSGGQKLHPARVRSRGDHRIAMMLAVAACGIAARYHTGQQSDTTRENTEKFSETSCIEDFDCVKISYPRFIEDMNAVGATFKEVNVSGSSLTIPAE, encoded by the coding sequence ATGAATCTCAGCGTGAGTACGCCGTCTTTTTGCGGAACGATGACGGCGCCGTCTTCCAAAAGCCATACGCTCCGCGCCCTCATCTGCGCCTCTTTAGCGGACGATACTTCGTTTATTACCGCGCCCCTTATCAGCGGGGACATGGAAAGCGCCGTACAGGTACTGCGGAAGCTCGGCGTTACCATTACGGAAGTATCGAATAATCCGCTTGTACTCAAAGTTACGCCGCCAGCCGACGGTCTCCTCTCCTCCGTAGAGCACGGTGCCACGGAACGCATTCTCGACCTCGGCAATTCTGGTTCCCTCCTCTACTTTTTAGGCATGATCCTTGCCGCAGCCGATGCACCGGTGTGTCTCACTGGAGATGCATCCCTTCGGAGCCGCCCCGTAGAGCCGCTCCTTTCGGTATACCGGCAAGCGGGCATCCCGTACTCGGCGGCAAGTAGTAAAAACGGTACAGGCAGCATGGAAGTCCCGCCGCTTCGTTTTTGCGGTCCGCTGCCGGCCGGAGCATATCAACTCGACGGCCCCTTTTCTCAGCCCGTAACGGGGCTTCTCCTTGCCGCGCCGCTTTTAAACGGGATGAGCCGCATTACCTTTGACAAGGCCGGAGAACGTCCGTACCTTAGGATGACCTGCGCTTGGCTCCGCATTGCCGCTATTGAGGTACTGAACCGCGGCGATTGCTATTTTGAAATCAAAGGCGGACAGCGCTATCGTGCCTTTACGCAAACGATACCGGGCGATTGGTCGTCCGCCCTCTTTCCCCTGACCGCAGCCGTCATCTGTAATGCGGCGCTTACGCTGACCAACCTCGATCCCGCAGACACGCAGGGGGATTCGCAGGCGCTTTCCATCCTTAAAGCGATGGGAGCTGACATCCGCTGCGATGCAGAGCGCCGCACGGTTTCGGTATTTCCCATATCCGGCACACTAAAAGGCGGACGCTTCGATTGTTCGGATATCCCCGATGCGGTTCCCATCCTCGCCGCTGCCGCCGTGTTTTGTACGGGAGAAACGCTGCTGCTCAAAGCCGGTGTGTGCCGCTTTAAAGAATGCGATCGGCTTGCCGCCTCGGCGGAAGAACTCGCAAAATTCGGAGCGGATATCACTCAAGGGGAAGATTTTCTCCGCATCGGCGGCAGCGGTAGGAACAGCAGCGTTGTAAACGACAGCGGCGGACAGAAACTCCATCCCGCACGGGTACGAAGCCGCGGCGACCACCGCATCGCGATGATGCTCGCCGTCGCAGCATGCGGAATTGCCGCACGTTATCATACTGGGCAACAATCGGATACAACGAGGGAAAATACCGAAAAATTTTCCGAAACCTCTTGTATAGAAGATTTTGATTGTGTAAAAATATCCTACCCTCGATTTATCGAGGATATGAATGCGGTAGGCGCCACTTTTAAAGAGGTAAACGTATCAGGCTCATCTTTGACTATCCCCGCAGAATAA
- a CDS encoding NfeD family protein produces MLFQLSMLLALYTPWFWFAIAVICAVIEGLTLGLTTVWFSLSAILMIFISMLHPPFYVQCVLFALVALLLLFFTRPIALKLLHAKREKTNADSLIGKKALVLQTITEWEKGQVKINGIVWTAASVDGAAIPAGDECIIEKIEGVTLIVKKIE; encoded by the coding sequence ATGCTCTTCCAACTGTCGATGTTATTAGCCCTTTATACGCCGTGGTTTTGGTTTGCTATCGCAGTTATTTGTGCAGTGATCGAGGGCCTGACACTCGGTTTAACGACGGTATGGTTTTCGCTCAGCGCCATATTGATGATTTTTATCTCTATGTTACATCCGCCGTTTTATGTGCAGTGCGTTCTGTTTGCGCTTGTTGCGCTGCTGTTGCTTTTTTTCACACGCCCGATTGCGTTGAAATTGCTGCATGCCAAACGGGAAAAGACCAATGCGGACAGCCTTATCGGTAAAAAAGCTCTTGTGCTGCAAACCATTACCGAATGGGAAAAGGGGCAAGTTAAAATCAACGGCATCGTGTGGACGGCTGCTTCGGTTGACGGCGCGGCTATACCCGCCGGAGATGAATGTATCATCGAAAAGATCGAGGGTGTTACCCTGATTGTAAAAAAGATAGAATAG